One Glutamicibacter halophytocola DNA segment encodes these proteins:
- a CDS encoding O-methyltransferase, protein MPSMNPELFASWTYTQNHISEPEHVAPVRERAEDLGVRCIDPAGRSMLQLLCTLRRPRNAVEIGSGVGVASLAMLEAVGPSLTLTAIESDLEHANAMRLGLRESGIPSARARIITERAENVLSRLADHAYDLVLIDAGADLLLEYVAEAKRLVGVGGVIIVNNAFDEHRLAKPAVRRTSTVMTRDALRMLREDPRLQTHLFPTEQGLFVATVLPPAAPKPR, encoded by the coding sequence ATGCCTTCGATGAATCCAGAACTCTTCGCGAGCTGGACCTACACCCAGAACCACATCAGCGAGCCCGAGCATGTTGCTCCGGTACGCGAACGTGCGGAGGACCTGGGCGTACGATGCATCGATCCAGCCGGCCGGTCCATGCTGCAGCTGCTGTGCACCTTGCGCCGCCCGCGCAACGCGGTAGAAATCGGCTCGGGAGTCGGTGTTGCTTCCCTGGCCATGCTGGAAGCCGTTGGCCCCTCACTGACCTTGACAGCAATCGAATCCGACCTGGAACATGCCAACGCCATGCGTCTGGGGTTGCGCGAGTCCGGAATTCCTTCGGCCCGCGCCAGGATCATCACCGAACGCGCCGAAAACGTGCTCTCGCGCCTGGCTGATCACGCCTATGACCTGGTGCTGATCGATGCCGGCGCTGACCTGCTGCTGGAATATGTTGCCGAAGCCAAACGCCTTGTGGGCGTTGGCGGAGTGATTATCGTGAACAATGCCTTTGACGAGCACCGCTTGGCCAAACCGGCCGTGCGAAGGACATCCACCGTCATGACCCGTGATGCGTTGCGGATGCTGCGCGAGGACCCGCGACTGCAGACCCACCTGTTTCCCACCGAGCAAGGATTATTCGTAGCCACTGTCTTGCCGCCGGCAGCTCCAAAGCCTAGGTAG
- a CDS encoding DUF3117 domain-containing protein codes for MAAMKPRTGDGPMEVVKEGRSLILRLPIDGGGRLVVELNDAEATELRDCLLKVTD; via the coding sequence ATGGCTGCTATGAAGCCACGTACTGGTGATGGGCCAATGGAAGTCGTTAAAGAGGGCCGGAGCCTGATCCTGCGCCTGCCAATCGACGGCGGCGGACGGCTGGTCGTCGAGTTGAATGACGCTGAAGCGACCGAACTGCGCGACTGCCTTCTAAAGGTCACCGACTGA
- a CDS encoding DivIVA domain-containing protein: MPFLLILIALLLVGAVALLLSGQRKKLGVGRHFESPHEPIVGLVEHQASLPPVLLPENPRAEHIDKVRFSLGLRGYRCDQVDDVLDLLAAEITTLENTIRDLESRRVISDTREN, encoded by the coding sequence ATGCCATTCTTGCTGATCTTGATCGCGCTGCTCCTGGTGGGGGCCGTCGCGTTGCTGCTCTCTGGGCAGCGCAAAAAACTGGGCGTGGGCCGGCACTTCGAGTCGCCCCACGAGCCGATCGTCGGATTGGTGGAGCACCAGGCGTCTTTGCCGCCAGTATTGCTCCCTGAGAATCCGCGCGCAGAACATATCGACAAAGTGCGTTTTTCCCTGGGGCTGCGAGGTTACCGCTGCGATCAGGTTGATGACGTGCTGGACCTGCTTGCAGCCGAAATCACGACTCTGGAAAATACCATTCGTGACCTGGAGTCACGGCGTGTGATTAGCGACACGAGAGAAAATTAG
- a CDS encoding TIGR00730 family Rossman fold protein, translating to MVHQRKSEENARAGQRHVEANWPGKRPEDQLDHYLLESPQEDVTHTDVWRVLRIQSEFVNGFGTLAGTGPAIAVFGSARTDPQSPYYQMAHRIGSRLAEAGITTITGGGPGAMEAANKGAAENDGISVGLGIELPFETGLNASVNKGLNFRYFFVRKTMFVKYSQGFIVLPGGFGTLDELFEALTLVQTQKITSFPIVLVGKSYWGGLVDWLTNTVAAERAISAKDLNLFTVTDDPDEAVDLVLGMADKQPAPEQAV from the coding sequence ATGGTTCATCAGCGAAAGAGCGAAGAGAACGCTCGTGCGGGGCAACGTCACGTCGAAGCGAATTGGCCAGGCAAGCGTCCAGAAGACCAGCTCGACCACTACCTATTGGAGAGCCCGCAGGAAGACGTGACCCACACCGACGTGTGGCGTGTCCTGCGGATCCAATCTGAATTCGTCAACGGGTTTGGCACTCTTGCGGGCACCGGCCCGGCGATTGCGGTGTTCGGATCTGCTCGGACTGATCCGCAAAGCCCGTACTACCAGATGGCCCACCGCATCGGAAGCCGTTTGGCTGAAGCCGGAATCACCACCATCACCGGTGGCGGGCCAGGCGCCATGGAAGCCGCCAACAAGGGCGCGGCCGAGAATGACGGCATTTCGGTGGGGCTGGGCATTGAGCTGCCTTTCGAAACCGGATTGAATGCGTCCGTGAACAAGGGCTTGAACTTCCGGTACTTCTTCGTCCGCAAGACCATGTTCGTCAAGTACTCGCAAGGCTTCATCGTTCTTCCTGGCGGCTTTGGCACGCTGGATGAGCTTTTCGAGGCCTTGACCTTGGTGCAAACCCAGAAGATCACGAGCTTCCCAATTGTCCTTGTCGGCAAATCCTACTGGGGCGGGCTGGTGGACTGGCTGACCAATACCGTCGCCGCGGAACGGGCCATCTCTGCGAAGGACTTGAACTTGTTTACGGTGACCGATGATCCGGATGAAGCCGTGGACCTGGTCCTGGGCATGGCCGATAAGCAGCCTGCCCCGGAACAAGCGGTGTAG
- a CDS encoding amino acid ABC transporter ATP-binding protein gives MVQLTGVNKHYGALHVLNNINLEVTKGEVVVILGPSGSGKSTLCRAINRLETIDEGTIKIDGNTLPSEGKALAKLRADVGMVFQSFNLFAHKSILENVTLGPIRVKGMKKPKAKELAMQLLERVGVANQADKLPAQLSGGQQQRVAIARALAMKPKVMLFDEPTSALDPEMINEVLDTMVGLAKEGMTMLVVTHEMGFARKAADRVIFMADGQIVEQATPEEFFTNPQSDRAKDFLGKLITNH, from the coding sequence ATCGTCCAACTGACTGGGGTCAATAAGCACTACGGTGCCCTGCATGTACTCAACAACATCAACCTCGAAGTCACCAAGGGCGAGGTAGTTGTGATCTTGGGTCCGTCGGGCTCGGGCAAGTCCACCTTGTGCCGTGCCATCAACCGACTGGAAACCATCGACGAGGGCACCATCAAGATTGACGGCAATACGCTTCCATCTGAAGGCAAGGCACTTGCCAAGTTGCGCGCCGACGTTGGAATGGTCTTCCAGTCCTTCAACCTCTTCGCGCACAAGTCCATTCTGGAGAACGTGACCCTCGGTCCGATCCGGGTCAAGGGCATGAAGAAGCCAAAGGCCAAGGAATTGGCAATGCAGCTTCTTGAACGAGTCGGAGTGGCGAACCAGGCCGACAAGCTTCCCGCCCAGCTTTCTGGCGGACAGCAGCAGCGTGTGGCCATCGCGCGAGCCCTGGCCATGAAACCCAAGGTCATGCTCTTTGACGAGCCCACCAGCGCGCTGGATCCGGAAATGATCAACGAGGTGCTCGACACCATGGTGGGGCTGGCCAAGGAAGGCATGACCATGCTTGTGGTCACCCACGAGATGGGCTTCGCACGCAAGGCCGCGGACCGCGTGATCTTCATGGCCGACGGGCAAATCGTTGAACAAGCCACTCCGGAAGAATTCTTCACCAATCCGCAATCTGACCGTGCCAAGGACTTCCTCGGCAAGCTCATTACCAACCACTGA
- a CDS encoding glutamate ABC transporter substrate-binding protein, with product MRKTRLGTIAAMAAIGAMALTSCGGSGNEADGDKIRIGIKFDQPGLGFKDGDNYTGFDVDVAKYVANELGYPEDKIEFVSAPSANRETMLQNNQVDMIFATYSITDERNKVIDFAGPYFVAGQDLLVASDSDIDGPEALNGKNLCSVTGSTSAQKVKDNYAEGTNLQELPGYAECVTQMSGGTIDAVTTDDIILAGLAAQPAYKGKFKVVGKPFSEENYGVGLPDGTDKCKAINEAITKMIDSGDWQKALDKNTEGTGYTPNSKTNPPKLADTCA from the coding sequence ATGCGTAAAACTCGTTTAGGCACCATCGCAGCAATGGCAGCTATCGGGGCAATGGCCCTGACATCATGTGGCGGCTCGGGCAACGAGGCTGACGGCGACAAGATCCGCATCGGCATCAAGTTCGACCAGCCAGGTCTGGGATTCAAGGACGGCGACAACTACACCGGCTTCGATGTGGACGTTGCAAAGTACGTAGCCAACGAGCTGGGCTACCCCGAAGACAAGATCGAATTCGTTTCGGCTCCTTCGGCCAACCGCGAGACCATGCTGCAAAACAACCAGGTCGACATGATCTTCGCAACCTATTCGATCACCGATGAGCGCAACAAGGTCATCGACTTCGCTGGCCCGTACTTTGTCGCTGGCCAGGATCTGCTGGTTGCATCCGATTCCGACATTGATGGCCCAGAGGCCTTGAACGGCAAGAACCTGTGCTCGGTAACCGGTTCCACCTCGGCCCAGAAGGTCAAGGACAACTACGCTGAGGGAACGAATTTGCAGGAGCTCCCGGGCTACGCAGAGTGCGTCACCCAGATGAGCGGCGGCACCATCGACGCGGTCACCACCGATGACATCATCCTTGCCGGTTTGGCAGCCCAGCCTGCATACAAGGGCAAGTTCAAGGTTGTAGGCAAGCCATTCAGCGAAGAGAATTATGGCGTCGGCCTGCCAGACGGCACCGACAAGTGCAAGGCCATCAACGAAGCGATCACCAAGATGATCGACTCCGGCGATTGGCAGAAGGCGTTGGACAAGAACACCGAGGGCACCGGATACACGCCGAACTCGAAGACCAACCCGCCAAAGCTCGCAGATACCTGCGCCTAG
- a CDS encoding amino acid ABC transporter permease has protein sequence MENYLSIFTEYDIPGAFWVNIQLTFWAAIGALVLGTILALLRISPVASFQAIGTSYVNLVRNTPLTIIILFAVLALYGQLGFTLGGDFHANFFRLSVLGLAVYHAAFVCEAIRSGVNTVPLGQAEAARAIGLGFLPAARLVILPQAFRGAIVPLGNTLIALIKNSTVAAVGSVATESSSVMKTMIEFRSDIVIPIFLTFAIGFVIIVIPVGLLTTWLSKKLAVAR, from the coding sequence GTGGAGAATTATTTATCCATATTCACTGAGTACGACATCCCAGGGGCATTCTGGGTCAATATCCAACTAACTTTCTGGGCGGCCATCGGCGCGCTGGTGCTGGGCACAATTCTTGCGCTGCTTCGCATCTCCCCAGTGGCCAGCTTCCAGGCCATCGGCACGAGCTACGTTAACCTGGTTCGAAATACGCCACTGACCATCATCATCCTGTTCGCCGTTCTGGCCCTCTACGGCCAGCTTGGTTTCACCCTTGGCGGAGATTTCCACGCGAACTTCTTCCGGCTGTCGGTTTTGGGCCTTGCGGTGTATCACGCGGCATTCGTCTGCGAAGCCATCCGATCGGGTGTCAATACCGTTCCGCTGGGACAAGCCGAGGCGGCACGAGCGATCGGGCTGGGCTTCTTGCCCGCGGCCCGGCTGGTCATTTTGCCCCAGGCGTTTCGCGGCGCAATCGTCCCGCTGGGTAATACGCTGATCGCCTTGATCAAGAACTCCACCGTTGCTGCTGTTGGTTCGGTAGCCACCGAATCCTCGTCGGTGATGAAGACGATGATCGAGTTCCGCTCCGATATCGTCATTCCGATCTTCTTGACCTTTGCCATTGGCTTCGTGATTATTGTGATCCCCGTGGGACTGTTGACCACGTGGCTGTCCAAGAAACTGGCGGTGGCACGATGA
- a CDS encoding amino acid ABC transporter permease → MSASILFDTPGPKARRRILIINIVGALIALGIVAWIFLGLAAKGQMQPEQWDDFIQGSTWKNYLLPGLLNTVKAAILGIIGSVVFGLVFGVGRLSQNKLVNGFCTVIVEFFRAVPVLLMIVFFNVFFSRSLELPGNTALWAVVAALVFYNGSVVAELVRSGVHNLPKGQREAGIAIGLTRGMSLRHIEIPQALVAMLPALIGQFVVILKDSALGYIISFNELLFFARTYSSPNGNVLQALIVTAVIFILINFTLSKIAELTSKRLSSRVKKDKNAPAVVGTTAVTFAETGPQDGPKDH, encoded by the coding sequence ATGAGCGCTTCAATTCTTTTTGATACCCCGGGGCCCAAGGCCCGTCGCCGTATTCTCATTATCAATATCGTCGGCGCACTGATTGCCCTGGGCATCGTAGCGTGGATTTTCCTTGGCCTCGCAGCCAAGGGTCAGATGCAGCCGGAGCAGTGGGATGACTTCATCCAAGGAAGCACCTGGAAGAACTATTTGCTTCCCGGCCTGTTGAACACCGTCAAGGCGGCAATCCTGGGAATCATCGGCTCGGTGGTTTTTGGCTTGGTCTTCGGTGTGGGACGCCTCTCGCAGAACAAGCTGGTCAACGGATTCTGCACGGTCATCGTGGAATTCTTCCGCGCCGTCCCAGTGCTGCTGATGATCGTGTTCTTCAACGTGTTCTTCTCGCGCTCCCTTGAGCTGCCAGGAAATACCGCGTTGTGGGCAGTTGTTGCCGCTTTGGTGTTCTACAACGGTTCCGTTGTTGCCGAGCTGGTTCGTTCTGGTGTCCACAACCTGCCTAAGGGACAGCGGGAAGCTGGTATCGCGATTGGCCTGACTCGTGGCATGTCCTTGCGGCATATCGAAATTCCGCAGGCGCTTGTGGCGATGCTGCCGGCTTTGATTGGCCAGTTCGTCGTGATCTTGAAGGACTCGGCGCTGGGCTACATCATCAGCTTCAACGAGCTCTTGTTCTTCGCGAGAACCTATTCCTCGCCTAACGGCAACGTCTTGCAGGCTTTGATTGTCACTGCGGTCATCTTCATCTTGATCAACTTCACCTTGAGCAAAATCGCAGAATTGACCTCCAAGCGGTTGAGCAGCCGAGTCAAGAAAGACAAGAATGCTCCAGCAGTAGTCGGTACCACTGCCGTGACCTTTGCCGAGACCGGCCCACAAGATGGTCCCAAGGACCATTAG
- the dapE gene encoding succinyl-diaminopimelate desuccinylase, whose amino-acid sequence MNTVNELDLLQDVAVLTEQIMNIESVSGNEQEIADQVHQALLKLEHLQVHRDQDAIVARTNFGRERRVVLAGHLDTVPLPRTQGAKGTVPAQVIDGVLYGRGATDMKGGVAVQLALAAELTDAKYDVTYVFYDHEEVEAAKSGLGRLAKNSPELLEADFAILLEPTNGTVEGGCNGTSRFVIRTRGKAAHSGRAWMGHNAIHDAAPILQRLSDYEPQTITVEGLDYREGMNAVRINGGIAGNVIPDYCEVEINYRFAPDKTLAEAQALVFELFDGFEIERTDGAEGAKPGLDQEIAADLIKILGQEPKPKYGWTDVSRFSALGVSAVNFGPGDALLAHSDDEHVAQDDIRTCLNSLRAWLS is encoded by the coding sequence ATGAATACCGTGAACGAATTGGACCTGCTACAGGACGTCGCAGTGCTGACCGAACAGATCATGAACATTGAATCTGTTTCCGGGAATGAACAAGAAATTGCTGATCAGGTGCATCAGGCCTTGCTGAAGCTGGAGCACTTGCAGGTTCATCGCGATCAGGATGCCATCGTTGCCCGCACCAATTTCGGCCGCGAACGCAGAGTCGTGCTCGCGGGCCATCTGGACACCGTTCCATTGCCGCGCACGCAAGGCGCCAAGGGCACTGTCCCGGCCCAGGTGATCGACGGCGTGCTCTATGGACGCGGGGCGACCGACATGAAGGGCGGGGTCGCGGTGCAGCTGGCCCTGGCTGCCGAGCTGACCGATGCCAAATACGATGTCACCTACGTCTTCTATGACCACGAGGAAGTGGAAGCGGCCAAGTCCGGTCTGGGACGTTTGGCGAAGAACAGCCCCGAACTGCTCGAAGCCGATTTTGCCATCCTGCTTGAGCCAACCAACGGAACGGTTGAGGGTGGCTGCAATGGCACTAGCCGATTCGTGATTCGCACCCGGGGCAAGGCAGCGCACTCAGGACGCGCCTGGATGGGCCATAACGCCATCCATGACGCCGCGCCGATCCTCCAGCGGCTCTCCGACTACGAGCCCCAGACCATTACCGTGGAGGGCCTGGACTACCGCGAAGGAATGAACGCGGTGCGCATCAACGGTGGAATCGCCGGAAACGTCATCCCGGACTACTGCGAAGTCGAAATCAACTATCGTTTTGCTCCGGACAAGACGCTGGCTGAAGCACAAGCCCTCGTCTTCGAACTCTTTGATGGCTTTGAAATCGAGCGAACCGATGGCGCCGAAGGGGCCAAGCCTGGTTTGGACCAGGAGATCGCAGCTGACCTCATCAAGATTCTTGGCCAAGAGCCCAAGCCCAAATACGGCTGGACCGATGTGTCCCGCTTCTCGGCCCTTGGCGTTTCTGCGGTGAACTTTGGTCCTGGCGACGCATTGTTGGCCCACAGCGATGACGAGCATGTCGCGCAGGACGATATCCGTACGTGCCTGAACTCCTTGCGTGCATGGCTGAGCTAG
- the dapD gene encoding 2,3,4,5-tetrahydropyridine-2,6-dicarboxylate N-succinyltransferase yields the protein MTSESVTSSSDSTVRLASGHGLATIAADGTVLDVWYPAPVLGELSSADELSGELAAAAQEDVARGTTQKVVSLTIDLDVAPADTADVWLRLHLLSHRLAQPNTINLDGIFGHLANVVWTNFGPCQVDGFEVTRLKLRARGAVTVYGVDKFPRMVDYVVPTGVRIADADRVRLGAHLAEGTTVMHEGFVNFNAGTLGTSMVEGRISASVVVGDGSDVGGGASIMGTLSGGGRERIVIGERVLLGANAGVGISVGDDSVVEAGLYVTAGTRVLLGEKQVKALELSGVSNLLFRRNSISGAVEALPRAGQTVELNSALHAN from the coding sequence ATGACTTCAGAATCTGTGACTTCATCCAGTGACTCCACCGTCCGTTTGGCCTCCGGTCATGGTCTTGCCACGATTGCCGCGGATGGAACCGTCCTTGACGTTTGGTACCCAGCCCCTGTCCTTGGCGAGCTTTCGTCGGCAGACGAGCTCTCCGGCGAGCTAGCAGCTGCTGCCCAAGAGGATGTTGCCCGTGGCACCACCCAGAAGGTGGTCTCGCTGACCATCGATCTTGACGTAGCACCGGCTGACACCGCTGATGTGTGGCTGCGCCTGCATCTGCTATCCCACCGTTTGGCGCAGCCGAACACCATCAATCTTGACGGCATCTTCGGCCACTTGGCCAACGTGGTCTGGACCAACTTCGGCCCATGCCAGGTTGATGGCTTCGAGGTAACCCGCCTGAAGCTGCGTGCCCGCGGCGCGGTCACCGTATATGGCGTGGACAAGTTCCCGCGCATGGTCGATTACGTCGTTCCGACGGGCGTCCGCATTGCAGACGCTGACCGCGTTCGCCTGGGCGCGCACCTTGCCGAAGGTACCACCGTCATGCACGAGGGCTTCGTGAACTTCAACGCTGGCACCCTGGGCACCTCAATGGTCGAGGGCCGCATCTCCGCTTCGGTGGTTGTGGGCGACGGTTCCGATGTCGGAGGCGGCGCCTCGATCATGGGTACGCTTTCCGGCGGCGGACGCGAGCGCATCGTCATTGGCGAGCGTGTCCTGCTGGGCGCCAACGCCGGTGTTGGCATTTCGGTGGGCGATGATTCGGTGGTCGAAGCCGGACTCTACGTGACCGCTGGCACCCGGGTGCTTTTGGGCGAGAAGCAGGTCAAGGCCCTGGAACTGTCCGGAGTTTCCAACCTGCTGTTCCGTCGCAACTCGATTTCTGGCGCGGTTGAGGCTTTGCCTCGCGCCGGCCAGACCGTGGAGCTGAACAGCGCACTGCACGCCAACTAG
- a CDS encoding citrate synthase gives MTDTTSAQLHFGESNLELPVIPAAEGNDGFSVAPLLKTTGNVTYDPGFMNTAATKSAITYIDGDAGILRYRGYPIEQLAEKSSFIEVTYLLIYGELPTADQLAEFDNSLRRHTLLHEELKGFFGGFPRDAHPMPVLSSAVSALSTWYQDSLDPKDDEQVERSTLRLLAKLPVLAAYAHKKSIGQALLYPDNSMNMVENFLRLCFGTAAEPYLLDPDVVKALDLLLILHADHEQNCSTSTVRLVGSSEANMFASVSAGIHALSGPAHGGANEAVLKMLREIQSSGISPEDFMQKVKNKEDGVRLMGFGHRVYKNYDPRAKIIKKTAHDLLAKQGKNELLEIAMKLEETALNDEYFISRKLYPNVDFYTGLIYTAMGFPEKMFTVLFAIGRLPGWIAQWREMIKDPELKIGRPRQLYMGETARNYPGL, from the coding sequence ATGACAGATACTACATCTGCACAGCTACACTTTGGAGAATCCAATCTTGAGCTTCCGGTTATCCCGGCTGCTGAGGGCAACGACGGATTCAGCGTAGCCCCACTTTTGAAGACCACTGGGAACGTGACCTACGATCCTGGCTTCATGAACACCGCGGCCACCAAATCCGCGATCACCTACATCGACGGCGATGCCGGCATCCTGCGCTACCGCGGATACCCCATCGAGCAGCTGGCCGAGAAGTCCAGCTTCATCGAGGTCACCTACCTGCTGATCTACGGCGAACTGCCTACCGCAGACCAGCTCGCAGAATTCGACAACTCGCTGCGCCGCCACACCCTGCTGCACGAAGAGCTCAAGGGCTTCTTCGGCGGCTTCCCGCGCGATGCGCACCCAATGCCGGTTCTGTCTTCCGCAGTTTCGGCACTGTCCACCTGGTACCAGGACTCCCTGGATCCAAAGGACGACGAGCAGGTGGAACGCTCCACTCTGCGCCTGCTGGCAAAGCTGCCAGTGCTGGCTGCCTATGCCCACAAGAAGTCCATCGGCCAGGCTCTGCTGTACCCGGACAACTCGATGAACATGGTCGAGAACTTCCTGCGCCTGTGCTTCGGCACCGCTGCCGAGCCATACCTGCTGGATCCAGATGTGGTCAAGGCCCTTGACCTGCTGCTGATCCTGCATGCGGACCACGAGCAGAACTGCTCGACTTCCACGGTGCGCCTGGTTGGTTCTTCCGAAGCCAACATGTTCGCATCGGTTTCTGCAGGCATCCACGCCCTGTCCGGCCCAGCCCACGGCGGCGCCAACGAGGCTGTGCTGAAGATGCTGCGCGAGATCCAGTCCTCCGGAATCTCCCCGGAAGACTTCATGCAGAAGGTCAAGAACAAGGAAGACGGCGTACGCCTGATGGGCTTCGGCCACCGCGTGTACAAGAACTACGATCCACGCGCCAAGATCATCAAGAAGACCGCTCACGACCTGCTGGCCAAGCAGGGCAAGAACGAGCTGCTTGAGATCGCGATGAAGCTGGAAGAAACTGCGCTGAACGATGAGTACTTCATCTCGCGCAAGCTCTACCCGAACGTGGACTTCTACACCGGCCTGATCTACACCGCCATGGGCTTCCCGGAGAAGATGTTCACCGTGCTGTTCGCGATCGGACGCCTGCCAGGCTGGATCGCGCAGTGGCGTGAAATGATCAAGGATCCTGAACTGAAGATCGGCCGCCCACGCCAGTTGTACATGGGTGAGACCGCGCGCAACTACCCGGGCCTCTAA
- the dapC gene encoding succinyldiaminopimelate transaminase yields MLELPDYPWNQLAPYREQAAKHPGGVVDLSIGTPVDDTPQLIQDALAEGANSHGYPTTHGTAEVRQAIVDWFARRRQVTGLGINDVMPTVGSKEMVAWLPLLLGIGAGDIVVRPKIAYPTYDIGAQLVGATPIATDDLDELGTEELSRVKLIWVNSPGNPTGKVTGVGQLQRIVERARDIGAVVASDECYAELGWEDFEGQVPSILDPEVNGGNLDNLLALYSLSKQSNLAGYRAAFVAGAPNLMPTLVNSRKHAGMIVPGPIQHAMAVALNDDQHVAKQRELYRARRDALRPALENFGLRIEDSVAGLYLWCTQDRPSFETIGALAELGIVAGPGAFYGTAGERHVRVALTASDERIAAAVERLNSSANR; encoded by the coding sequence ATGCTTGAGCTCCCCGATTACCCCTGGAACCAGCTTGCTCCATACCGCGAGCAGGCAGCGAAGCATCCAGGGGGAGTCGTGGACCTTTCCATCGGCACGCCAGTTGATGACACCCCGCAGCTCATCCAGGACGCGCTGGCCGAGGGCGCAAACTCCCACGGCTATCCCACCACGCATGGAACCGCCGAAGTCCGCCAGGCCATTGTCGATTGGTTCGCACGTCGCCGCCAGGTCACCGGTCTGGGCATCAACGATGTCATGCCAACCGTGGGCTCAAAGGAAATGGTGGCCTGGTTGCCGCTGCTCCTGGGAATCGGCGCAGGGGATATTGTGGTGCGTCCAAAAATTGCGTACCCAACCTACGACATTGGCGCCCAACTTGTCGGCGCGACACCTATCGCCACCGATGACCTTGATGAACTGGGCACCGAGGAACTCTCGCGCGTGAAGCTCATCTGGGTGAACTCGCCAGGAAACCCCACCGGCAAGGTCACCGGCGTTGGGCAGCTGCAGCGAATCGTTGAACGGGCCCGCGATATCGGCGCCGTCGTGGCCTCCGACGAGTGCTACGCAGAACTCGGTTGGGAAGACTTTGAAGGCCAGGTGCCGAGCATCCTTGACCCTGAGGTCAACGGTGGAAATCTCGATAACCTGCTGGCTTTGTACTCGCTGTCCAAGCAATCGAACCTCGCAGGCTACCGCGCGGCATTTGTTGCCGGCGCGCCAAACCTCATGCCAACGCTGGTCAACAGCCGCAAGCACGCCGGAATGATCGTGCCGGGACCCATCCAGCACGCCATGGCGGTGGCGCTGAACGACGACCAGCACGTAGCCAAGCAGCGCGAACTGTACCGGGCGCGACGCGATGCTTTGCGTCCTGCCCTCGAAAACTTCGGCCTCAGAATTGAAGATTCGGTGGCCGGCTTGTACCTGTGGTGCACCCAGGATCGGCCAAGCTTCGAGACCATCGGCGCCCTTGCGGAGCTGGGAATCGTTGCCGGCCCGGGTGCTTTTTATGGAACCGCTGGAGAACGCCACGTCCGCGTGGCATTGACCGCCTCCGATGAACGGATCGCGGCCGCCGTTGAACGGCTGAATTCTTCCGCCAACCGGTGA
- the fdxA gene encoding ferredoxin produces the protein MTYIIAQPCVDVKDKACVEECPVDCIYEGERSLYIHPDECVDCGACEPVCPVEAIYYEDDVPDEWADYYKANVDFFDELGSPGGAAKIGNTGTDHPFVSALPPQNQG, from the coding sequence GTGACTTACATCATCGCTCAGCCGTGCGTCGACGTGAAAGACAAGGCGTGCGTCGAAGAGTGCCCGGTAGATTGTATTTATGAAGGCGAGCGCTCGCTGTACATTCATCCGGATGAATGCGTAGACTGCGGCGCTTGCGAGCCGGTCTGCCCCGTTGAAGCCATCTACTACGAAGATGATGTGCCGGACGAATGGGCCGACTATTACAAGGCCAACGTCGACTTTTTCGATGAACTTGGTTCCCCGGGCGGCGCCGCTAAAATTGGTAACACCGGTACTGACCACCCATTCGTCAGTGCCTTGCCACCTCAGAACCAAGGCTAG
- a CDS encoding ferrous iron transport protein A — protein sequence MTPGERLVVRYRLPVEASTASGRFSDALGELQEVTVDSISVQTRSGLVVIPRALITHAKLVPPAPQRRRPRTPRN from the coding sequence ATGACTCCCGGTGAACGTCTAGTTGTGCGCTACCGCCTGCCTGTGGAAGCCAGCACGGCAAGCGGGCGCTTTAGCGACGCGTTGGGCGAGTTGCAGGAAGTCACAGTGGATTCGATCAGCGTGCAGACCCGATCGGGTCTTGTGGTCATCCCGCGGGCGTTGATCACCCATGCCAAGCTCGTCCCTCCGGCCCCTCAGCGCCGCCGGCCCCGGACGCCAAGGAACTAG